In the genome of Phacochoerus africanus isolate WHEZ1 chromosome 5, ROS_Pafr_v1, whole genome shotgun sequence, the window CTCATCTGCCCGGTTCAGATCTTCGAGTACTTCcgcagagacacagagaagcgGGACTTCGTTTCAGCGGGAGCTGCGGCTGGAGTGTCTGCTGCGTTCGGGGCCCCCGTGGGTGAGGAGGACCCCCTGCCATGTCTGAGAGCCGCACGGCTGCCGGGCCgggcggggcaggggctggggaggggatggggtcGTCTTGGCCTTCCTGGACCCGGGGAGCCggctggggccgggggtgggccTCTGAGGGCCCTATGGCTGCCTCTGACGGGGCCGGGCGCCTTGGGGTCTGGGCCTGGGTGGCACTGCAGGGCTGGCCACTGCTCTTCCAGGTGGGGTCCTCTTCAGCTTGGAGGAGGGTGCGTCCTTCTGGAACCAGTTCCTCACGTGGAGAATCGTAAGTTTCCggccgggcagctgcagctctgcgcATCCGTGGTCGGTGGACGCCCGGCTGCTGGCCCACCTTGTGGGCTCTGCACCTGGGCCTCCTGTGCAGCCAGGTCCCTGGTGTCCCTTCCTCCGAGCCGTGGGCCCTGTTCTCCTCCATCCTCACCCGGACCCCAGGACCCCACACCTCCCCCCCAGCCTGGCCACAAGGCTCTGGCCTTCCTGCCCGCGCCTCCCCCGCGctggcccaggcccagcaggTGCGTGTCCCCGCCGGGACGCCGGTGACGCCCATCTCTCTCCGCCCGCAGTTCTTTGCCTCCATGATCTCCACCTTCACACTCAACTTCGTCCTGAGCATTTACCACGGGAACATGTGGGACCTCTCCAGCCCCGGCCTCATCAACTTCGGAAGATTTGACACTGAGGTGAGCCCCTCGCGCTCCTTCCTTTTCCGAGTAGGGCCAAGGCTGTTCCCTCAGGGTTCAGCCTGGGCATCACGGCTTcaggagagttctgcctcctgcctgcAAGCTAGAGCCCTTGTCTGCCATCTCCAGGGGCCAGGGTGCCCGGGGAGAGCAATGGGGTGACCCGGCCGTGGGGTGTCTCGGGCATCTGCGGTGCCACCGAGGCTGGCGGCCAGAATCCTGGCAGCAGCTTTGCGGGGGCACATGGGCGCAGGCGGCATCTCTGGGAAGCCCTGGGTTCACGCTGCCTTGGCCGGGACTGCACAGGGGAGCCGTTTTGGGGGTCCCGCTCTCATCCGGGCCCGGCAGTGCTGTGGGGGGGACGCGGGTCACAGGTCGTCTCCCTCACTCGTGGCCCCTCACTGCTTGTGGCCAAACGTGGGCTGTTGCTGCTGCCCAGGGGAAGAGCCGGGGTGGCCGGGGCGCAGAGCCTTCCCGGCCTGCGGGCGTGAGGGCTTCTCCTCAGGACGTGCGCTCTCCTCCGCCCGCAGACCATGGTCTACACCATCCATGAGATTCCCATCTTCATCGCCATGGGCGTTGTGGGTAAGGGCGCCCGCGGGACCCAGGCCCGGCCCCGCTTCCACGGCCGGAGGAGCACGGCCTCACCCCTGCTGGCCGTTccaggggaggcggggagggaacCCGACCCCGGGGACTGGCGCTGGGCCTCTGGTGGGAGAGGGCCGCTCGGGACACTGAAGGGCCAGGCTGCGTTCCTCACTCTGACGCCCCCGCCCCGGAGGTGAGCAACTGCCCGCCAGGCGTGTGCACGGCCGGCAGCCGTGCCTCTGCTCCCAGTCCCCAcacgtgccccccgcccccccaggtgGTATTCTGGGAGCCGTGTTCAACGCCTTGAATTACTGGCTGACCATGTTTCGGATCAGGTGAGCAGTCTGTTTGGGGGGCCAAGTGAATAGGGGTGGCCGTGCAGGGCCCCTGAAAATGGCCCTGTCATGGGCTCTGCACCCACGGGGCCACGTGGAAGCCACGTGCCAAGCGCCCCCTCCAccgtggtgtgtgtgtggagggggggacAGACCTGCGCTGTGGAGACGGTGGGACCAGCTGGGAGGGACCCGGAGAGCGGCTGTATCACGACCCTGGGTGAAGGGCCCTGGCTTCTCACGCCCCCTCGGCCTGGCTTGCCCGGGGCGTCTTGCCCCAGCCTATTCGGCCTGGCACAGGTTCTCCTGCCATCGTCAGAGCACCCTGGCTCTCTGAAAGCTTGGGGCTACGTCTTGGCCTTTTTCTCCTTGTCCTCTTGCACCAACGCAGATGCCGTTGGGGAGCGTTCCAGAGACCCTTTGAGTGTCCAGAACCTGGGTGGTGGACCGTTAAGTGAGCTCTGCCAGCCTCCCGATGGGTCCTGGGTGGCCCTGCTGGGTCCCCACCATGGCTGGTGGCGCTGCCCTCACTGCCCCACAGCTCAGTCCCCCCTGCCTCTGCTCCAGGTACATCCACAGGCCCTGCCTGCAGGTGATCGAGGCCATGCTGGTGGCCGCCGTCACAGCCACAGTCGCCTTCGTGCTGATTTACTCGTCCCGCGACTGCCAGCCCCTGCAGGGGAGCTCCGTGTCTTATCCCCTCCAGGTgggcagcccagggcaggggcaggcgCGAGCATTGCGGGGGCCAGGGGACTCGTCTGTCCTCCTGGAGGAGCGCCCCACAAAGTCTGGCGGGGGCCGCAGGGGTGGGGCTTGGCCTGCGGGAGGGACCTATGTGCACGGGCTCACCGCAGCGCCAGCATCTGTCAGTGACGagcaggtggctcagtggggtcgGTCCACACGGCGGGGTGGGTTTACTCGGCACGGAGAGGGCTGAAGGGCCGGCAGGTGCTCAGGGCACGGCGGGAGGCTCTGCCCGAGAGGAGCATCCAGGACAGGTTTGCCCCCAGACAGGAGCAGGTGGGTGGTTGGCGGGGTGGCGTGtgggcctggggccctgggctgaCCTGTGCCGGTGTGCTTGGAGCCCCCGCTCTGGTCCAGGCCTCCAGGGGCCACGGTCTTGCTGTCCTGGGGGTCAGGCCTACGGTGCGGGGGGGGCACAGACCTTTGCCTGCGGAGTGGGGGGGGTGCTCGCCACATGAGGTGGCAGGTCACCACACGTCCCAGGGGCAGATGCGCCATCCAACCTCTGAAGCCTTGGCTGTGCAGGGTCTGGTGCGGTCTTGCCTCGGCTCCAGGGCAGCAGCTGACCCCAGTGCCATGTGGCTGCGTCTGGTGCTGCCCGGGTTGGGCTGCCGCGGCCCACCACCTGTTCCGTCTCCTGGCCTTGCAGCTCTTCTGCGCAGACGGCGAGTACAACTCCATGGCCGCGGCCTTCTTCAACACCCCGGAGAAGAGTGTGGTCAGCCTCTTCCACGACCCCCCCGGTGCGTGCCTGTGCTCCAAGCTCTGTGCTGTTGGCCCCCTGTCCCCGCTGGCTGTCTCTGTGACCGACCCACAGACACCAGCCCCGGGCCTGGCTGCTGGCCAAGTGCACAGAGGGCAGGAGTCACTGCCCGGCCGCAGGACTGGGGTGTGCGAGTGCAGGGGCTGGCGGCCAGCACCCCGGAGGGCCCAGCCAGGCTCCCACGCcgtctcctcctcttcctggaggCTGCCATGTCATCGGACAGTCTCATTTGCCAGGATGAGTTTTCCTTCTGGGGCTGCTGGCCGGGGTCGCTCCAGGTCAGGAGCAGACTGCTGACTCCCACGGCACGGCCACCGCCTCACCCGCCCACACGTTCTAGCAAAAGTCAGGCTCTGGACGCAGACCTGCCCCCACATCACCTGTCTCCATGCCGGAGGGGGCCTGTGGCACTCAGCCCGGTGCCACAGCCGTGCACACCCACGGGAGCCAGGGTGGCTGCTCCGAGCCATGGCCGCCCTGCTGTCTGCAGGCCCCTGCCTCGTCCCCAGTTGTTTCCTGCCACAGACACCACCTCTGGGAACTGCTGACCctcctgtgtgtgtgcgtgcgtgcatgcatgtgGAGCAGGAGTTGGCAAAGTTTAACAGACTTAAATATGAGGCAGAGCCCTTCCTGAGACGTGCCCAGCAGCCGTGCGGCATCACCAGGCCTCTGGGGGGCGCTCGTTCCAGGCTTTGATGGATGTCTTCCTGAGTCTGGAGTCACCGGGTGCTGGGCTGTGGCCGAGGTTCCTCCGGTTCCCTCCCCTGAGCCCTGGTGGTGCAGCCCTCTGCACACGCCTTCCCTCGGCCCCGGTCCCCACTCTGTCCCCAGCTCCCTTCGGCCCCGCCTGCAGAGCCGCCGTGCTTGCACCTCCAAGGGCCGGGCCTCTGAGCCTGGCTCCTGGCCTCTGAGGCCGGGGAAGCTGGGGGTCGGGCTGGGGCCCAGAGGCCGTGACCGGCCGCAGGGCGGGCAGCCTGCCCAGGGCTGAGCCGCATGGCTGGCCCCCTCTCCGCAGGCTCCTACAACCCCATGACGCTCGGCCTCTTCACGCTGGTCTACTTCTTCCTGGCCTGCTGGACCTACGGGCTCACGGTGTCGGCTGGCGTCTTCATCCCGTCCCTGCTCATCGGGGCCGCCTGGGGCCGCCTCTTCGGCATTTCCCTGTCCTACATCACCGGGGCTGCGGTGCGTGCGGGGCCGCGGGGCCCAGGCAGGGCCGGGAGGGGGGGGCTGTGCCCGCTGCCGCCTGGGGCCTGAGGGCCGGAGCAGGAGTCGGGGTGTGATGCCCAGACCCAGGGCCGCTGCTGCCTCCCGGCTTCCCCCTTCCACCTGCCTCGGTGgcggctttgtttttgttttgagaattttCTGTGTCTTGGTTGTTCAGACAATACTTTAAAAAGCTGCgggaggagttccttggtggcctcaTTGTTGAGGATTTGGCGTGTCACTGTCGTAGCCCCCGAACTTCGGGGGGCGCGGCCAAAGGGGCAGAGGCTGTGGGAGGCTCGCAAGCTTCCCGCCCCCCAGGCTCCGGCTCGTGTGCCTCCCAGGTTTTTCCGTGTCCTTTTCTAGTCCTTGGGTTTGGGGGGCTCTTTAAGTGGAGATAAGCCTCCCAGACCCTGAAGCCCGGGTCGGAATGTGCACAGTTCGGTGGCTCTGCAGCACGTGCACAGGCCTGGGCAGCACCGCCCTTATCTAGTTCTGGCTTGTTTTCAACAGCCCCTTGAAGAGGCCTGTCCACAGCCCCTGGCGGCCCCTgatctgccctctgcccccatgGAAGTACTTCTTCCGCCCAGGGCAGATTCTTGGGGTCATGTTGTGTGGCCCTTTGTATCTGGGTCTGCCTGAGCAGTGGTGTTTTCAGGGCTCAGCCATGTGGTAGCCCGAGGTGGATCGTCGCTCCTCTCCTGCCcgtggggcgggggctgggcggaGGCTCTAGAGCTCAGCCACTGTCGCCTCAGGCTAGTTGAGTGTCATGTGAGGGATTGGCCCCTGGGCCCCGTGGTGTGGGCGTCCTGGCCGTTTGGGGAGGGTCCTCCCCGAAGCTCCACCTTATCCTTCCCTGCAGATCTGGGCGGACCCTGGCAAGTACGCCCTCATGGGAGCGGCTGCCCAGCTGGGTGAGTGTTGGCTTTCCGGGGCATCCGGGGCGGGTCACTGTCTCCCCGTCCCGTCCCCCGGTGCCACCTGGAGGGATGGTTCCAGGAGTGCTTGGGGACCACGCAGCCGCCTGCGGAGGCTCGAgccccagcgcccccccccccaacaggtGGCATCGTGCGGATGACGCTGAGCCTGACGGTCATCATGATGGAGGCCACCAGCAACGTGACCTACGGCTTCCCCATCATGCTGGTGCTCATGACCGCCAAGATCGTGGGTGACGTCTTCATCGAGGTGCGGCctcgggaggggagggggcggggccggccccGCCCACGCGCTCgcctcccggccccgccccctaTGGCATAGCGTCGCCCCGCCCTCTCCGCAGGGCCTGTACGACATGCACATCCAGCTGCAGAGCGTGCCCTTCCTGCACTGGGAGGCCCCCGTCACCTCGCACTCGCTCACCGCCAGGTACCCCCACAGGCCGGGCCGGGGTGGCCTGGGAACGTCGCCCAGGGCTGGTTCTTCCGGGGCAGGGGCCGGGGTCGGGGTCTGTGGCTCCCCGGCCCTGGTCTGCAGACGTCCTGCCCCCGACCCCTTCCCGCCTGAGGAGCCTTGCCTGGGGCCGCGCGTCCGGAGCCCCCGCCCGCGGCGGTCACAGCGTGGCTCCCGCACAGGGAGGTGATGAGCGCGCCGGTCACCTGCCTGCggaggagggagaaggtgggCGTCATCGTGGACGTGCTGAGCAGCTCGGCCTCCAACCACAACGGCTTCCCCGTGGTGGACAGTGCCGACGCCGCGCAGGTACCAACACGGGAGCCCTGCTTTGGGGTCGGGGTTCCTGGGCTGCCGGCTATGCAGGGTCCGCGTGAGCGCTGTCCTCTGGCCGCGTGCCGGACACACCCACGTGTCCCGTGGTCACGCCCCAAACCTTGCCGCCCACCGAGGCAGCGGTTTGGCCAGAACGTCCCACCACACCTGCACGGCGCCTGTCACTGCGGCTCCCGTGTGTGGAACGAATTTTCTCAGGGCCGGGCCTGCTGCTCGCCCCTCGCAGGGGCTGGGACCTCCGGGCACCTCGGCCCCTGTCCAGGGGTCCCTGCCCACTGCCCTCCCCGGGTGTTGGGGCTCTTGAGCTTGCGCAGCTCAGGCGCCTGTGGTGGGGTTGGTGCCCATGTGGCGCCTGCCATGCAGTGTCACTCTGGCACTGCCGCCCAGCCCCCTGACCCGCCCGGGTCCCCAGCGCCTGCGAATTCTCTCTCCCTCGTCTCTCCCGCAGCCGCCGCGACTCCAGGGCTTGATCCTGCGCTCCCAGCTCATCGTCCTGCTGAAGCACAAGGTAGGTTCTCGGCACTGTGGGGACACCGGGGTGGCGCTGGGCTCTGGACAGCCGCCCGCTGCCCGCAGGTGTTCGTGGAGCGCTCCAGCATGGGCCTGGTGCGGCGCCGGCTGCGGCTGAAGGACTTCCGCGACGCCTACCCACGCTTCCCCCCGATCCAGTCCATCCACGTGTCGCAGGACGAGCGCGAGTGCACCATGGACTTGTCCGAGTTCATGAACCCCTCGCCCTACACGGTGCCCCAGGTGCGCAGGcgcgcgggggtgggggaggtgggggggggctccGCAGCGGGGCTGTGCGGGGTGGGGCGGCGCTCCACCGGCGGGTCAGGCTGCCCCCACGTTGCAGGAGGCGTCCCTGCCGCGCGTGTTCAAGCTCTTCCGGGCCCTGGGACTCCGGCACCTTGTGGTGGTGGACAACCGCAATCAGGTGAGCAGCGGGAGCTCCCACACTGCACCACCAGGGCAGGGGTACCCCCCGGAGGCCAGGCTGCTGGATTTCGTGATGTGCCCTTGCTCCTGCAGGTGGTCGGACTGGTGACCAGGAAGGACCTGGCCAGGTACCGGCTCGGGAAGGGGGGCCTGGAGGAACTCTCTCTGGCTCAGACATGAGGCCCTGGCCTCAGCACCTCTTCTGGGCGCCCGCCTCGCTCCCCGGGCGGCAGCGGATCCAGTGTTCTCCATATCTTGGGGacggcctggcctggcctctgaTACCCATGGGCTCCTGGCATTCATGGTGCCCTTCCCCCCAAGCCCCTTGGATGCCACCTGCCAGGCTTCCATTTTCTCACTACCAGGAATCAGTTGTGCAGCTTCTGCTCTCTCTTGGGGAGTGTGTGTCTGCACGTGTGCACGCTTTGCACGTGTGCTTAGCAGCTGGCGTGCTGGGCCCTGTGGGTCCGAGTCCATGGCCCCCCGCGCAGGGCGCGTAGCCTGGGAGGACCATGCTTTGAGCACCGCCAGCTGGAGCCGGGGTGACTGGAGGCAGAGACATGAGCCGGATTGGGAGCCGGACTGCCTGGAGGACAGACCCCAGACTCAGCACGTGCACCCCGGGCCCCCCCTGCGGGGTGGTAGGGCTCTGCACTGGGGTCCCGgccaaggggcagagctgggactctcCCGTGGGTCTGGACCCTGCATCCAGCCACACTGTGTCCGCGCCCCAGGGAGGCGGGGCTTCCCGCACATGGTTTGGCTCAGGGCCCCccgaccccccccacccccccggggcGGCTCTTCTTCTAGTGTTGGGGCAGGTGGTTTTGGGGATGAACTGGGGAGGCCAGAGCAGGGGTCCACTCCTTCCAGGCTGGGTCATGGGGGATCCTGTTTTCTAAAGTGACTCCTGTCGCCATTCTGCTGCTCTGACAAGGGACACGGATGCCTTTTCAGTGGTTGGGCGGTACACCTCGGTTTTAGCCCTTTTCGAGGGTGTGGGCCTCCACTCCCTGGCGGGGAGCCCTCCACGGGGGGCGCCAGGGGCCAAGTGTGGGGTCTGAATGGGAGAAATAAAGGAATTGTACCCAGACTGCTGGTGCCAGTGTCCTTGTTCCACCCGTAAGGCCACCGTTGGGCATCCTGGGATTCACGGGCCGGGGGCCCTTTCGTGTGCAGCGCAGGGAGGGGGCGCGGGCAAGAGGCTTGGGGACCCACAGGAGGGGAAGCCTCTGGGCCCCCTCACCTGGCAGAAGGCAGGCCCCGAGCACCACGTCTTGTGTGGACGTCGGCCCCGAGGCTCCTGACCCACTGGACTCCATCTCTGTGGGGGGCAATGCGTTGCCTCTGAGACGTTCACCTTGTCACCCCGTGGGTGGGTCTGGGTGACAGTGGAGGGCAGGTCCTCCCGGGCGGGACAAGGGGCCCAAGTGTCCACGCCATCCTCGGCCTCCAGCTCTTGGCGGTGACCGTGGGTTGAGGGCCTGCGTCAGGAAAGTTGCAGCTCCCTCTGGCCTCTTACCTTCTCACTGGGGCTGCCGGGAGGTCAGAGTCACCAGTGCACCTGCTCTGTGGCACTGCCGGTCCGGCCCCGTGGTCTCTGCCCTCGAGGCCCGGCTGTGGGACCGGCTGGCTTTGGGGTCGGGGGGTGTTCTGGGCTCTCGGACCAGAGGCCTGGCAGTTGCTCCagggcctccctctcctcccacccagcccaggctgggggtctcccAACCTTGACCCAGcagctgctcccccaccccaccccaccgccgACTGGCTGAATTGGTGCCCTCTTGGGTCTTTCCAGAAATGGGCAGTTGGGGAGGTCCTGCCAGAATGGGGAcgctgaggactcaggttccaccGGCAGTTGGGCGGTGAAGTCAGGAGGTTCTGCTGCAGCAGAGAAGGTTCCAGAAGAGCGTCCACGGTCTATCTCCCTTGGTTTTGTCTTCAAAGGAGACGTGAGGGCAGGAGCTGCTGCTTCATGCCCCCCGAGCTCCCCCAGGCCTCCAGctctgactctcctgcctccctctatccccccaccaccctgctCCCCCGTTATTCTGGGCCCCAACTCTGGGCAGCCACCGGGTGCTTGGGCCCAGGGCCTCTTGGCAGCAGCAAAAGCCACAGGCGGGCTGTCTGAGGTGAGCTGAGGCCGGAGCTGGGGGGACTGTCCAGGGAGGGGCCTGCACGGGCGTGTGGATCACGTGGGACAGCTCCGTCTCCTGACCCCAGGTCCCCTTAGAGCCCCAGCGCTCCCTCTGGCAGGTGCTGTGCCCTCTGCTGCCCAATGCTGTGTGTCATCGGTCAGGGGCctggacctctctgagcctgagctTCCCGCGTGGACAGCGAGAGTGGAGCTCCCCCTGGGCCTCGCCGTGTCACCCAGTGAGGTGAGCTCGGCGGTCACGCTCGCAGGGACCTGGGTCGCCGTTTTCCTGGGCTTCATCTGGGGGCGGCCCCCCTCCTGTTGTCCCTGAAGGCGAACCCCAAGGTACTTGGAGAGCTGGCGGCCAACAACCCCTCGTCAGGGGCCTCACCCCCATGCCAGCTGAGCACCGTCTGCCCTGAGGACCTGGAGCTCCTCCTGGCGGGGGCGCTGTCCAGCACCGAGCCCTCGAGTCTGGAGGAGGTGGCTGAGAGGTGCGAGTCCAGCGGCCTAGCGTCCACGGCCTCCGTCCCGGAGCAGCTCGCACCCAAGCACCCGCAGCAGCTGGAGCAGCAGTGAGCCCCCGGGGAGCAGGCATGGGGAGCCTCGCCTCAGCGCCCCACACTCGTGGCCAACGCAGCCTGCTCCTTGCCCCTCAGGGTGGTGGACCTGCAGGCCGAGGTGGCGTCCTTGTGGGGACACAAGGCCCACTGTGAGCGAGCGACGCTGCGCCTGCTGCAGGAGCTGTTGCAGGTGCGAGCccgcctgcagctgcaggacgCAGAGTTGGAGAGGCTGTGGCATGAGGTGCAGCAGGTGGCTCAGGCCCCCGAGAAGGAAGCCCTCCAGGTGGGGCACCGTCCCCCGGTGTCAGGGCAGCTTTTCCTGGACCCTGAGCCCCGCGCAGCCCCTGCCGCCCAAGCCGAGAGCCTTGGCCGTCCCTGGGGCCCGGCTCCATGTGCGCAGGTCGAGCTGGGAGGGCCTCCGCCAGCCTGTCCACAGCCCACATCCTCCGCCTTGCAGTTCCCCAGCCCGCAGCACCACAACCAGATGCAGGCCCTGGACAGGAGGTACCCACTCTCGAGGCGCAGGCCtagcaggagggagaggggcttGGGAAAGCAGCGTCCGATGCCAGGCTATCCTGGGCATCAGCTCTGGGCTTTTGTTTCTTCCAATGTGGTGTCTGGCCCTGTAAGCAAACATGCCCACAGCTGGACTCAGAAAGGTCTGGTTGCTGGGGTCTAGCAGCCTGTGGAGCctggggaaggggttgggggcTTGCTGCTGGGCCCTGTGGCCAGGCCTCTCCCTGAAGGCTGCCCAGCCCCGCTCCTAGCCACCAGGAGGGGGGCCGCGCAGGCCCCAGGCAGAAGCAGCTCTTGTGTGCCAGGCTGGTGGAGGTCCGGGAGGCCCTGACCCACATCAGGAGGAAGCAGGCGCTCCAGGACTCTGAGCGGAAGGCTGCTGAGCAGGAGGCCGGCCTCAGGTGGGCCCCTCGGGGTGGGGGGCtctctctgacccactgagtggcgGGGGCGAGGGGGAGTCACCAAGGCAGGGCAGGCGTCCCCCTGGCCTCAGTGCCAAGCTGCTGATTGACAGCAGATCTCAGACGCAAGCCTGGGCCTCGCCCCCTTCCCCACTGGTCACCCCCACGGGAGAAGCAGCTCTCGGGGCCGAGCAGGGACACGGAGTTGGCTTCTGGCCTCTGTATGTTTACTCAGGCAGGGGTGTGCCCTCTGGTCCTGCACCCCCAGTTGAGGCCCTGGCCTGCACGGACTCTTGGCGTCCAGGCCCACCAGCCTCCCTCCGGCCGGCTGGGCTGCTGTGACCTGCAGGCATTGCCCTTAGGTTGGCCGAGCTGACTGAGAAACTGAAGCAGGAGGCACGGGAATGGGAGGTGGCCTGCGGGGCCTTGCAGAAGAGCCAGGAGGCGGCTGGCCAGAGGGTGGACCTTGAGGTGGCCAGGATGCAGGTACCTGGGAGGTGAATCAGGCCAAGGCAGGGCCCTGATGTCTGGGCAGAAGTACCCTGATGCTCCCAGCCCATGGGTCCTCCATTGGCAGGTTCTTCCCTCAGCCCagctctcttgtttttttgtgttttttgtttgtttgtttgtttgtttgctttttagggctgcacctgcgacacatggaagttcccaggctaggggtcgaattgaaactgcagctgccagcctacaccacagccacagcaacgtggggtccgagccctgtctgcaaccaacaccacagctg includes:
- the CLCN7 gene encoding H(+)/Cl(-) exchange transporter 7, translated to MANVSKKVSWSGRDLDDDEAAPLLRRPALSGAPAGEATPLLNGAAPAAARASPHVALPRLGQMSNVELDDELLDPDVDPPHPFPKEIPHNEKLLSLKYESLDYDNSENQLFLEEERRINHTAFRTVEVKRWVICAMIGILTGLVACFIDVVVEKLAGLKYRLVKDNIDKFTERGGLSFSLLLWATLNSAFVLLGSVIVAFIEPVAAGSGIPQIKCFLNGVKIPHVVRLKTLVIKVSGVILSVAGGLAVGKEGPMIHSGSVIAAGISQGRSTSLKRDFKIFEYFRRDTEKRDFVSAGAAAGVSAAFGAPVGGVLFSLEEGASFWNQFLTWRIFFASMISTFTLNFVLSIYHGNMWDLSSPGLINFGRFDTETMVYTIHEIPIFIAMGVVGGILGAVFNALNYWLTMFRIRYIHRPCLQVIEAMLVAAVTATVAFVLIYSSRDCQPLQGSSVSYPLQLFCADGEYNSMAAAFFNTPEKSVVSLFHDPPGSYNPMTLGLFTLVYFFLACWTYGLTVSAGVFIPSLLIGAAWGRLFGISLSYITGAAIWADPGKYALMGAAAQLGGIVRMTLSLTVIMMEATSNVTYGFPIMLVLMTAKIVGDVFIEGLYDMHIQLQSVPFLHWEAPVTSHSLTAREVMSAPVTCLRRREKVGVIVDVLSSSASNHNGFPVVDSADAAQPPRLQGLILRSQLIVLLKHKVFVERSSMGLVRRRLRLKDFRDAYPRFPPIQSIHVSQDERECTMDLSEFMNPSPYTVPQEASLPRVFKLFRALGLRHLVVVDNRNQVVGLVTRKDLARYRLGKGGLEELSLAQT